In Candidatus Alcyoniella australis, one DNA window encodes the following:
- a CDS encoding OB-fold nucleic acid binding domain-containing protein codes for MKTTLAAKIIEGESISDVFLISRKDVRETKHGKLYMALGLSDRSGRIEARVWERADRYANAIAVGDYVLVEARAESFKGEIQLNVTSLTRQDPNAVDRSQFLPSTGEDIERLYSEMLKIIDTIQDEQLRALVRAIVTDGEVARRLRRSPAAQSVHHAKLGGLLQHTMSMLLMGLRYAEHYQMLDREMLIAGVVLHDLGKLDELSYDSAFEFTDRGRLLGHISMGLERLDSAAAEHKIDPLRLDQLRHILLSHHGEREFGSPVLPATPEALVVHFLDNVDSKLNIMSNQIESEIHAPGGFTSYNRYMARSFLKGPLEGFKPYGVRWPWPRSESEDATKSARTRKADASTPSLFDKQD; via the coding sequence GTGAAAACCACGCTGGCGGCGAAAATCATTGAGGGCGAATCCATATCGGACGTGTTCCTGATCTCACGCAAGGACGTGCGCGAAACCAAGCACGGCAAGCTGTACATGGCGCTGGGGCTCTCCGACCGCAGCGGCCGGATCGAGGCGCGGGTCTGGGAGCGCGCCGATCGTTACGCCAACGCGATCGCCGTGGGCGACTACGTGTTGGTCGAGGCGCGGGCCGAGTCGTTCAAGGGCGAGATACAGCTCAACGTGACCTCGTTGACGCGACAGGATCCCAACGCCGTCGATCGCTCGCAGTTCCTGCCCTCCACCGGCGAGGACATTGAGCGGCTGTACTCGGAGATGCTCAAAATCATCGACACGATCCAGGACGAGCAGCTGCGGGCGTTGGTGCGCGCCATCGTTACCGATGGCGAGGTGGCGCGTCGGCTGCGGCGCTCCCCCGCGGCCCAAAGCGTGCACCACGCCAAGCTCGGCGGGCTGCTGCAACACACGATGAGCATGCTGCTGATGGGACTGCGTTACGCCGAGCACTATCAGATGCTCGACCGCGAAATGCTGATCGCCGGGGTTGTGCTGCACGACCTGGGCAAGCTCGACGAACTTAGCTACGACAGCGCGTTTGAGTTCACCGACCGCGGTCGGCTGCTGGGACACATCAGCATGGGGCTCGAGCGTCTGGACAGCGCCGCGGCCGAGCACAAGATCGATCCGCTGCGCCTGGACCAGCTGCGGCACATTTTGCTCAGCCACCACGGCGAGCGCGAGTTCGGCAGCCCGGTGCTGCCGGCCACGCCCGAGGCGCTGGTGGTCCACTTCCTGGACAACGTCGACAGCAAGCTAAACATCATGAGCAACCAAATCGAATCCGAGATCCACGCGCCCGGCGGGTTCACCTCGTACAACCGCTACATGGCCCGCTCGTTCCTCAAGGGACCGCTCGAGGGATTCAAGCCCTACGGCGTGCGCTGGCCCTGGCCCCGCTCCGAATCCGAGGACGCGACCAAGTCCGCCCGTACGCGCAAGGCCGACGCCTCAACGCCGAGCCTGTTTGATAAGCAGGACTGA